A genomic stretch from Verrucomicrobiota bacterium includes:
- a CDS encoding sulfurtransferase: MARYAQMEVLVETDWVKTNLGKPGIKLTEIDVDTKAYEAGHIPGAIGFNWQTQLQDQVKRDIISKEAFEKLVGGAGISPSDTVIVYGDNNNWFAAYGFWLFKIYGHKDVRLMNGGRVKWLNESDKPMTTDKPKVTPTQYKAGKVDLNLRAFVPQVFEASKGGNWNLVDVRSPDEFTGKVIAPPGMSETAQRGGHIPGAKSIPWSTAVNTTDGTFKSADELQRIYLQEKGVDPKKDTIAYCRIGERSSHTWFVLKYLLGLNNVKNYDGSWTEYGNLVAAPIEKG; encoded by the coding sequence ATGGCAAGATATGCGCAAATGGAAGTGCTGGTCGAAACCGACTGGGTCAAGACGAACCTCGGCAAACCCGGCATCAAACTCACCGAAATCGACGTGGACACGAAAGCCTACGAGGCGGGACACATCCCCGGCGCCATCGGCTTTAACTGGCAGACGCAACTTCAGGATCAGGTCAAGCGCGACATCATCAGCAAGGAAGCGTTTGAGAAACTGGTGGGTGGCGCGGGCATTTCACCGAGCGACACCGTCATTGTTTATGGCGACAACAACAACTGGTTCGCCGCTTATGGCTTCTGGTTGTTCAAAATCTACGGGCACAAGGACGTGCGTCTGATGAATGGCGGGCGGGTGAAGTGGCTGAATGAATCCGACAAGCCAATGACCACCGACAAACCCAAGGTGACCCCCACACAATACAAAGCGGGCAAAGTCGATCTGAATTTGCGCGCGTTCGTGCCGCAAGTGTTTGAAGCGTCGAAGGGCGGTAACTGGAATCTGGTGGATGTGCGGAGTCCGGACGAGTTCACCGGCAAGGTGATCGCCCCGCCCGGCATGAGCGAGACCGCGCAACGCGGCGGTCACATTCCCGGCGCGAAGAGCATCCCGTGGAGCACAGCGGTCAACACGACGGACGGAACTTTCAAATCAGCCGATGAACTTCAGCGGATTTATCTGCAAGAGAAGGGCGTTGATCCGAAGAAGGACACGATTGCTTATTGCCGCATCGGTGAACGCAGCAGCCACACGTGGTTCGTGCTGAAATATCTCCTCGGCCTCAACAACGTGAAGAACTACGACGGCAGTTGGACGGAATATGGCAACCTCGTCGCCGCGCCGATTGAGAAAGGTTAA